A portion of the Tachysurus fulvidraco isolate hzauxx_2018 chromosome 8, HZAU_PFXX_2.0, whole genome shotgun sequence genome contains these proteins:
- the cyth3a gene encoding cytohesin-3, with amino-acid sequence MDEDSRVPEDLSLAERDELSNIRRRKKELLDDIERLKFEIAEVMTEIEHLTCMGETKTTQRNKQMAIGRKKFNMDPKKGIRFLLDNDLLQHTPEDIAQFLCKGEGLNKTVIGDYLGERDDFNISVLQAFVELHEFADLNLVQALRQFLWSFRLPGEAQKIDRMMEAFASRYCQCNPGVFQSSDTCYILSFSIIMLNTSLHNPNVRDKPTVERFISMNRGINEGGDLPEELLKNLYESIKNEPFKIPEDDGNDLTHTFFNPDREGWLLKLGGRVKTWKRRWFILTDNCLYYFEYTTDKEPRGIIPLENLSIREVDEPRKPNCFELYNPSHKGQVIKACKTEADGRVVEGNHVVYRISAPTPEEKEEWIKSIRASISKDPFYEMLASRKRRVATKK; translated from the exons ATGGATGAGGACAGTAGAG TCCCTGAAGACCTTTCTCTAGCAGAAAGAGATGAACTGTCTAACATTCGACGGAGGAAAAAAGAACTACTAGATGACATTGAA CGGTTAAAGTTTGAGATTGCTGAAGTGATGACAGAGATTGAACATTTAACATGCATGGGAGAGAC AAAGACCACACAGAGGAATAAGCAGATGGCTATTGGAAGGAAGAAATTCAATATGGATCCTAAGAAG ggTATCCGGTTTCTTTTGGATAATGATCTTCTgcaacacacacctgaggacATTGCACAGTTCCTATGCAAAGGAGAGGGCTTGAATAAAACAGTCATCGGAGACTATTTAGGCGAAAG ggaTGATTTTAACATCAGTGTTCTACAGGCCTTTGTGGAACTACATGAGTTTGCAGACCTCAACCTAGTGCAAGCTTTACG GCAGTTTCTGTGGAGCTTCAGACTCCCTGGTGAGGCTCAGAAGATTGATAGAATGATGGAAGCTTTCGCATCACGATATTGCCAGTGCAACCCAGGCGTCTTCCAGTCCTCAG ACACATGCTACATTTTGTCATTCTCCATCATTATGCTCAACACCAGCTTGCACAACCCCAATGTCAGAGACAAGCCAACTGTCGAGAGATTCATCTCTATGAACCGTGGCATCAATGAAGGTGGAGATCTGCCTGAGGAGCTGCTCAAG AATTTATATGAAAGCATTAAAAATGAGCCATTCAAAATCCCTGAAGATGATGGCAAtgatctgacacacacattcttcaatCCAGACAGAGAAGGTTGGCTGCTTAAGCTAG GAGGAAGGGTAAAGACATGGAAAAGGAGATGGTTCATTCTTACTGATAACTGCTTGTATTACTTTGAATATACGACA GACAAAGAGCCTCGTGGGATCATTCCACTGGAGAACCTCAGCATAAGAGAGGTGGACGAGCCAAGAAAACCA AACTGCTTTGAGCTCTACAACCCAAGTCATAAAGGTCAGGTGATCAAAGCGTGTAAAACAGAAGCAGACGGCAGGGTTGTAGAGGGAAACCATGTAGTATACAGAATATCAGCCCCTACTcctgaggagaaagaggagtGGATCAAGTCCATCAG GGCCAGCATCAGCAAGGACCCGTTCTACGAGATGCTGGCGAGCAGAAAGCGGCGAGTCGCCACTAAGAAGTGA
- the LOC113637114 gene encoding LOW QUALITY PROTEIN: ubiquitin carboxyl-terminal hydrolase 42-like (The sequence of the model RefSeq protein was modified relative to this genomic sequence to represent the inferred CDS: inserted 3 bases in 2 codons), translating into MMAIVVKSSEKSDFESVLCKHSSSLNPVSSGGLDNGSSSWSVDSSTAQLSRSMATCLALIVKVAYYNGNTTLPAERPNDQVAVSCGDGISLPQKILFPPERLSLKWTQVHHIGAGLQNLGNTCFLNSALQCLSYTPPLANYMLSREHSKTCHEPEFCMLCIMQNHTIQVFANSGNAIKPLGVLHELKRIAKHFQYGDQEDAHEFLRCTVDAMQKSCLPNNKLDRQTQATTLIHQIFGGYLRSRVKCMNCKAVSDTFDPYLDIALDIKNAPTILKAFEQFVKAEQLDWENAYKCSICKEKVQASKRLSIHRNSNVLTISLKRFDNFNEGKICKDVRYTEYFDLRPYMSQSHGEPQIYRLYAVLVHSGFSCYAGHYYCYIKASDGQWYQMNDSSVTPTDIRSVLNQQAYLLFYIKQGSTDLKNGDFNQKGFTLGHSSPRPLTPKLNGHSYTSSTIIGPQLPPTMLKNNSYVNGNSSSKEYHXKPRSSDSSMNKAASNVSYSSTPSSASNQPVHPTGMKSLEMRFSLSNGKVVRCRILDNGTPKPSGVAKAAXGGMHSPHFNSSSSHSPKTNGSNIFSESHIGTHGSEHGQVSGFKHSDKV; encoded by the exons ATGATGGCTATTGTGGTGAAATCATCAGAGAAATCTGACTTTGAGTCAGTGCTGTGTAAGCACTCCAGCTCCCTGAATCCTGTCTCCTCTGGAGGCCTGGACAATGGCAGCTCCAGCTGGAGTGTCGACTCTTCTACAGCTCAGCTTTCCAGGAGCATGGCTACCTGTTTGGCTCTCATAGTTAAAGTTGCTTATTATAATGGCAACACAACCCTTCCTGCTGAGAGGCCAAATGATCAAG TGGCCGTGAGCTGTGGCGATGGCATCAGTCTGCCGCAAAAGATCCTGTTTCCACCAGAGCGCCTCAGCTTGAAATGGACTCAAGTCCATCATATTGGAGCAGGTCTCCAGAACCTGGGCAACACATGTTTTCTGAATTCAGCTCTCCAGTGTCTTTCATACACTCCACCACTTGCTAACTACATGCTGTCCAGAGAACATTCCAAAACAT GTCATGAGCCCGAATTTTGCATGCTGTGTATCATGCAGAATCACACCATTCAGGTGTTTGCTAATTCGGGGAATGCCATCAAGCCCCTTGGCGTGTTACATGAACTAAAAC GGATTGCAAAGCATTTCCAGTATGGGGATCAAGAAGATGCCCATGAGTTCCTGCGGTGCACAGTGGATGCTATGCAAAAGTCCTGCCTGCCTAACAATAA ATTGGACAGGCAAACGCAGGCTACTACTCTGATCCATCAGATATTTGGAGGATATTTGAGGTCCAGAG TGAAGTGTATGAATTGCAAAGCAGTATCAGACACATTTGATCCTTATTTGGATATTGCACTGGACATCAAG AATGCCCCGACTATTCTCAAGGCTTTTGAGCAGTTTGTTAAGGCTGAACAGCTCGATTGGGAGAATGCCTACAAGTGCAGCAT TTGTAAGGAAAAGGTTCAGGCCTCAAAAAGATTAAGCATTCACCGCAACTCCAATGTGCTCACTATCTCTCTGAAGCGCTTTGACAACTTCAATGAAGGCAAAATCTGCAAG GACGTGAGATACACTGAGTACTTTGACTTGCGGCCATACATGTCCCAGTCTCACGGAGAGCCGCAGATTTACAGGCTGTATGCTGTGCTGGTGCACTCAGGCTTCAGCTGCTATGCCGGACACTACTACTGCTACATAAAA GCAAGTGATGGCCAATGGTATCAGATGAATGATTCATCAGTGACTCCCACTGATATACGATCTGTGCTGAACCAGCAAGCATACCTGCTGTTCTACATCAAGCAAGG GTCTACAGATCTGAAAAATGGAGATTTTAACCAGAAGGGTTTCACTCTAGGCCACTCATCTCCCCGACCCTTAACACCTAAGCTAAACGGGCATTCTTATACGTCCTCAACCATTATCGGCCCACAGCTCCCTCCTACTATGTTAAAG AATAACTCGTACGTCAATGGCAACAGCTCCTCGAAGGAGTACC AAAAGCCCAGGAGCAGTGACAGCAGCATGAACAAAGCCGCCTCCAATGTGTCTTACTCTTCCACCCCATCCTCCGCTTCAAATCAACCTGTCCACCCCACGGGCATGAAGAGTCTCGAGATGAGATTTAGTCTCAGCAATGGAAAGGTGGTGCGGTGCAGAATCTTGGACAACGGTACTCCTAAGCCTTCTGGTGTTGCCAAGGCAGC AGGTGGCATGCACAGTCCTCACTTTAATAGTTCAAGCTCACACTCGCCTAAGACAAACGGATCTAACATCTTCTCCGAGTCTCACATAGGTACACATGGGTCAGAACATGGTCAAGTCAGTGGCTTCAAACATTCTGACAAGGTATGA